The following coding sequences are from one Nicotiana tomentosiformis chromosome 3, ASM39032v3, whole genome shotgun sequence window:
- the LOC104113503 gene encoding heavy metal-associated isoprenylated plant protein 31 isoform X1, which yields MSMVEVRVPNLDCEGCAAKLRKALFKLKGVEDIDIDMETQKVTVRGYGLEEKKVLKAIKKAGKAAEPWPYPVGYSHFTSFYQYPNHIISHYYDTSRNVAAPSVHTFFHTPAVYSVAVASDEAVASLFSDDNPHACTIM from the exons ATGTCT ATGGTGGAGGTAAGAGTTCCAAACTTGGATTGTGAAGGATGTGCTGCAAAGCTAAGAAAAGCTCTTTTCAAGCTCAAAG GAGTAGAGGATATAGACATTGATATGGAGACACAGAAAGTTACAGTTAGAGGCTACGGATTGGAAGAGAAGAAGGTGCTAAAGGCAATAAAGAAAGCAGGAAAAGCAGCAGAGCCATGGCCATATCCAGTAGGGTACTcacattttacttcattttatcaGTACCCAAATCACATCATCAGCCATTACTACGACACATCTCGAAATGTTGCAGCCCCAAGTGTTCATACTTTCTTTCACACTCCTGCAGTTTACTCAGTTGCCGTGGCTTCAGATGAAGCTGTTGCTTCTCTTTTCAGTGATGACAACCCACATGCATGCACTATCATGTGA
- the LOC104113503 gene encoding heavy metal-associated isoprenylated plant protein 31 isoform X2 — MVEVRVPNLDCEGCAAKLRKALFKLKGVEDIDIDMETQKVTVRGYGLEEKKVLKAIKKAGKAAEPWPYPVGYSHFTSFYQYPNHIISHYYDTSRNVAAPSVHTFFHTPAVYSVAVASDEAVASLFSDDNPHACTIM; from the exons ATGGTGGAGGTAAGAGTTCCAAACTTGGATTGTGAAGGATGTGCTGCAAAGCTAAGAAAAGCTCTTTTCAAGCTCAAAG GAGTAGAGGATATAGACATTGATATGGAGACACAGAAAGTTACAGTTAGAGGCTACGGATTGGAAGAGAAGAAGGTGCTAAAGGCAATAAAGAAAGCAGGAAAAGCAGCAGAGCCATGGCCATATCCAGTAGGGTACTcacattttacttcattttatcaGTACCCAAATCACATCATCAGCCATTACTACGACACATCTCGAAATGTTGCAGCCCCAAGTGTTCATACTTTCTTTCACACTCCTGCAGTTTACTCAGTTGCCGTGGCTTCAGATGAAGCTGTTGCTTCTCTTTTCAGTGATGACAACCCACATGCATGCACTATCATGTGA